One Paraburkholderia sp. PREW-6R genomic region harbors:
- a CDS encoding YSC84-related protein gives MFRSGRRHFVAVAGAAIGSLCIGACTTTRPSTTNTAGSIDDHDRAINAEVSATLERLYATVKGSHELIGKAYGVLVFPSVLSAGFIVGAQYGEGALRVGGRTEGYYSSAGGSFGPQIGAQSKALIFVFLTEDSLVRFRRLDGWAAGADATVALLKVGANGDIDTSSATSPIEVLVLTNAGLMAGISLEGTKITRLKR, from the coding sequence ATGTTCAGATCAGGCAGACGACACTTCGTTGCAGTTGCTGGTGCCGCTATTGGCTCGCTCTGCATCGGTGCCTGCACCACGACCAGACCGTCGACCACAAACACGGCCGGGTCAATCGACGACCATGATCGCGCAATCAACGCCGAGGTCAGTGCGACACTCGAACGGCTGTATGCGACGGTCAAAGGTTCGCATGAGCTCATCGGCAAAGCATATGGCGTGCTCGTGTTTCCGTCCGTGCTCTCAGCGGGCTTTATCGTGGGTGCACAGTACGGCGAGGGCGCATTGCGCGTTGGCGGACGCACGGAGGGCTACTACAGCAGCGCAGGCGGGTCCTTCGGCCCACAGATCGGTGCGCAATCAAAGGCGCTCATATTCGTTTTCCTGACCGAGGACTCGCTCGTTCGGTTCCGGCGTCTGGACGGCTGGGCCGCCGGTGCGGATGCCACCGTCGCACTGCTCAAGGTCGGCGCAAACGGCGACATCGACACGTCGAGCGCAACCAGCCCAATCGAAGTCCTCGTGCTGACAAACGCCGGATTGATGGCCGGCATCTCACTCGAAGGTACGAAGATCACTCGCCTGAAACGCTAG
- a CDS encoding CsbD family protein, protein MDKNRIDGAAKQVKGTIKEAIGKVTGDRATQAEGVAEKTAGKVQENVGKAADAVKDKLKK, encoded by the coding sequence ATGGATAAGAACCGTATCGATGGCGCTGCCAAGCAGGTGAAGGGAACGATCAAGGAAGCGATCGGCAAGGTAACGGGAGATCGTGCCACTCAGGCGGAAGGCGTCGCCGAGAAAACAGCCGGCAAGGTACAGGAAAATGTGGGCAAGGCGGCTGACGCCGTCAAAGACAAACTGAAGAAGTGA
- a CDS encoding mechanosensitive ion channel family protein, with amino-acid sequence MLVAITFAGVLGLRRFSDRIRLTFDVSCFIAISFYFHRQHVFFPVFPPLQAHADSGAVWLRAIGGAWWLLGSRIVVATLWFALHRDRRSRGARLFSDLAAAAIYIATAAIVLNSVFALPVTGVVATSGVVAIVLGLALQNTLADVFSGIAVGIEAPFSVGDRIQIADKIEGVVVQINWRSIRINTDGDDMAIIPNSLIAKAEIINRSIPSPRRIASVDISCSEHALPDRVIEILLHATLLCPDILQAPPPSAVLAQLGARRNTYKIAFNVANTSHLGPTRDLLLRSVRRQLHYAGFSDLSHHDQLTKSELPDEALLARRLLRDVILFECLDEQQLDGLSALLELLRLEPGDALFSEGSVDPALYIVAWGILELTRQSASATETIGCIGAGEYVGEIGMLTAAPHAATGVARTYCRIYRLPRKVLEPLLAKHSEFAAELDKSARRGMEALHRKVAVLASPDIGPTGQFLKRIRSLFNFGNA; translated from the coding sequence ATGCTGGTCGCCATTACTTTCGCGGGCGTGCTCGGACTTCGCCGCTTTTCCGACAGGATCCGCCTCACCTTCGACGTTAGCTGTTTTATCGCCATCAGCTTTTACTTCCACCGACAGCACGTTTTCTTTCCCGTGTTTCCGCCATTGCAGGCGCACGCCGACAGCGGAGCCGTCTGGCTGCGTGCAATCGGCGGCGCGTGGTGGCTGCTGGGTTCGCGCATTGTCGTGGCGACCCTATGGTTCGCGCTTCATCGCGACCGGCGCTCGCGCGGCGCCAGACTTTTCTCTGACCTCGCGGCCGCTGCAATCTATATCGCTACTGCAGCGATCGTTCTGAACTCGGTGTTCGCGCTGCCGGTCACCGGCGTGGTCGCCACGTCTGGCGTCGTCGCGATCGTGCTCGGTCTGGCTTTGCAAAATACGCTAGCCGATGTGTTTTCCGGCATTGCTGTTGGCATTGAGGCACCGTTCAGCGTCGGAGACCGCATCCAGATCGCGGACAAGATCGAGGGGGTCGTCGTGCAGATCAACTGGCGTTCGATCCGGATCAACACGGACGGCGACGACATGGCCATCATTCCCAACAGCCTGATCGCCAAGGCGGAGATTATTAACCGCAGCATTCCAAGTCCGCGCCGCATCGCTTCGGTGGACATATCCTGTTCGGAGCATGCCCTTCCTGATCGTGTCATCGAAATCCTGCTGCACGCTACTTTGCTATGCCCGGACATTCTGCAAGCGCCACCGCCAAGCGCCGTTCTGGCGCAGCTGGGTGCGCGGCGAAACACCTACAAAATCGCTTTTAACGTTGCGAATACCAGCCATCTCGGACCCACCCGGGATCTCTTGCTACGAAGCGTGCGTCGTCAGTTGCACTATGCCGGTTTTTCCGACCTGAGCCACCACGATCAGCTGACGAAGTCCGAGCTCCCCGACGAGGCGCTGCTTGCGCGCCGTCTGCTGCGTGACGTCATACTCTTCGAGTGCCTCGACGAGCAGCAACTCGACGGCCTTTCTGCGCTGCTGGAATTGTTGCGACTCGAACCGGGGGACGCGCTTTTTTCGGAGGGTTCGGTCGATCCCGCGCTGTATATCGTCGCGTGGGGCATTCTGGAGCTTACGCGGCAATCGGCATCAGCAACCGAGACGATCGGCTGCATTGGCGCGGGCGAGTACGTCGGCGAGATTGGCATGCTCACCGCGGCGCCTCACGCGGCTACCGGGGTCGCACGCACTTACTGCAGGATTTACAGACTTCCGCGCAAAGTGCTCGAACCACTTCTGGCCAAACATTCAGAGTTTGCCGCCGAACTCGACAAGTCCGCACGTCGCGGAATGGAAGCCCTTCATCGCAAGGTCGCCGTTCTCGCGTCGCCCGACATCGGCCCGACGGGCCAGTTTCTGAAAAGAATTCGAAGTCTTTTCAATTTTGGAAACGCTTGA
- a CDS encoding diguanylate cyclase yields the protein MRLIESCTTRTPGTTAPSESDCDEYFERVTRVAARALKSRMSVVCLDHLGQPELMGASGCDRDVVVHMQAYYRRTLECKGPFVVRDALSDAEFAQGSLATGEWGIRFFAGIALCLPCGKPVGMLCVMHTTPRRFTREQRQMLVDLGQMVEHEVALRKLDTSDRSQVLQAIDRLQAQSALYVDTFHRTPVAIAHIGKDWAWRHMNDACANFFARSRASLTKTNILDLLDANDRTRLEQAVQALNRGRSGEVQTLDVTFRLRNRQIKPARVQVALKQTTSARDGGWLFVIHDTGAEHQEKAARDAREATLHRGALETSEVLRRAREQLTSTERQLGASRIDLRAIADNLPVLVGYVDGERRYQFANATYREWFGLDPEQTVGRLAHEVLEAGYFAAIEPYIQRALNGERVEYEVGATLNGSQRVLRGVLVPRRVHDRSADGYYLLVHDVTERTTLLDRLRHQAFHDALTGLPNRRSFLERLDEACASGGDGLAAIMFIDLDGFKAVNDTYGHQCGDEVLVETARRISRCVRDGDLVARHAGDEFTVLLTGRAVDRAALERIARAILMTLSQPIHVGDKVVRLSASIGMLLRGQPASLGGEALLRAADAAMYRAKVAGKARIVVHELNDSPAG from the coding sequence ATGCGTCTTATCGAAAGCTGCACAACGCGAACACCCGGCACCACCGCGCCATCAGAAAGCGACTGCGATGAGTACTTTGAGCGCGTGACCCGGGTCGCCGCACGCGCGCTGAAATCACGAATGTCCGTCGTATGTCTCGACCATCTCGGCCAGCCAGAATTGATGGGCGCAAGCGGGTGCGATCGGGACGTGGTCGTCCATATGCAGGCGTACTATCGCCGGACGCTCGAATGCAAGGGACCCTTCGTTGTCAGGGATGCGCTGTCCGATGCGGAGTTTGCGCAGGGGTCGCTGGCAACCGGCGAATGGGGGATCCGCTTTTTCGCAGGCATTGCGCTGTGTCTGCCATGCGGCAAGCCCGTCGGTATGCTGTGCGTCATGCACACGACGCCGCGACGCTTCACGCGCGAACAGCGTCAGATGCTCGTGGACCTGGGGCAAATGGTCGAGCACGAAGTTGCGCTGCGCAAGCTGGACACCTCTGATCGTTCGCAGGTGCTTCAGGCGATCGACCGGCTTCAGGCCCAGAGTGCGCTTTACGTCGACACGTTCCATCGGACTCCGGTCGCTATCGCGCATATCGGAAAGGACTGGGCGTGGCGGCACATGAATGATGCCTGTGCAAATTTTTTCGCGCGCTCTCGCGCTTCGCTGACGAAAACGAACATACTCGATCTGCTTGATGCGAACGACCGGACCCGGCTCGAACAAGCGGTGCAGGCACTCAATCGTGGTCGAAGTGGCGAAGTGCAGACGCTGGACGTAACGTTCCGGCTGCGCAACAGGCAAATCAAGCCAGCGAGAGTGCAGGTGGCACTGAAGCAGACCACGTCGGCGCGCGACGGAGGCTGGCTCTTCGTCATTCACGATACCGGGGCGGAGCATCAGGAAAAAGCCGCGCGCGACGCGCGAGAGGCCACGTTGCATCGGGGAGCACTCGAGACCTCGGAAGTTCTGCGCCGGGCGCGTGAGCAACTGACAAGCACTGAACGGCAATTAGGAGCCTCGCGTATCGACTTGCGCGCTATTGCCGACAATCTTCCGGTGCTGGTCGGGTATGTCGACGGTGAACGACGATATCAGTTCGCCAACGCAACCTATCGTGAGTGGTTTGGGTTGGACCCGGAGCAGACCGTGGGACGGCTGGCCCATGAGGTTCTCGAGGCTGGCTATTTTGCGGCCATCGAGCCGTATATCCAACGTGCGCTCAACGGCGAACGGGTCGAGTACGAGGTGGGCGCGACGCTCAATGGGAGCCAACGCGTCCTGCGTGGTGTGCTGGTGCCGCGTCGCGTTCACGATCGGTCGGCTGACGGTTACTACCTGCTGGTGCACGATGTGACGGAACGAACGACGCTGCTCGATCGCCTGCGGCATCAGGCGTTCCATGACGCGCTCACCGGGCTGCCGAACAGACGATCCTTCCTCGAGAGGCTGGATGAGGCGTGTGCATCAGGCGGCGACGGTCTGGCTGCCATCATGTTCATTGACCTGGACGGCTTCAAGGCTGTGAACGATACGTACGGGCATCAGTGTGGCGACGAGGTGCTGGTTGAGACCGCGCGTCGGATCAGCCGCTGCGTGCGTGACGGAGATCTGGTTGCGCGACATGCCGGGGATGAGTTTACCGTGCTGCTGACCGGTCGCGCAGTCGATCGTGCTGCTCTGGAGAGAATTGCACGGGCAATCCTGATGACACTGAGCCAGCCCATCCACGTCGGGGACAAGGTCGTGCGGTTATCGGCCAGTATCGGCATGCTTCTGCGTGGGCAGCCGGCGTCTTTGGGTGGTGAAGCCCTGCTACGCGCGGCCGACGCCGCCATGTATCGTGCGAAAGTGGCGGGCAAAGCACGTATTGTCGTGCACGAGCTTAACGACTCACCGGCCGGCTAG
- a CDS encoding TolC family protein, translating into MRGCEGSIVAVLSVLLLLGCATSALEMAPDRPDRPWSPATAPSGQIIPGKRNTAAPANGYVLPANPALANIAPSAAVDASRVYSLPDLIDLAESNNTTTRIAWNDARRVALAAGIAESNYLPRMTATAIGGYQGNSGNDSTQGVSFNNSGSANGTVSAVSLQWLLFDFGQRAAVVEAAKEASVVANIAFNAAHQQVIYNVTLAFYAHAAARARVATATQSLSNAQAVQSAAEARYKHSAGTVIEVAQARLGTAQTKLALVRASGDEKDAYLSLLTAMGISPLTRILIADVASRDLSPSLETSVEAIVASSIARRPDVLGADAARSASLASIRSAQAEFMPKIFLSAVGAYNEGGLGLTALPSAGQQPPTVNINGHHFNGGVFIGVSIPLYDGGTRSALLSQARAEADSADARLTHVRDEAVREIVLADNSLRTSLSAYQASKSLASAAQTTFDAALAAYQHGVGSITDLTLADTQLLQAKNATTDAYSAALSAAATLALATGVLGAAPQ; encoded by the coding sequence ATGCGAGGGTGTGAGGGTTCGATCGTCGCCGTTCTGTCCGTCTTGCTGCTACTCGGCTGCGCGACATCGGCTCTCGAGATGGCGCCGGATCGCCCGGACCGGCCCTGGTCACCTGCGACCGCACCCAGTGGCCAGATCATTCCAGGCAAACGGAACACGGCAGCGCCAGCGAACGGGTACGTGCTCCCAGCGAATCCGGCGCTAGCCAACATCGCGCCCTCTGCCGCCGTGGATGCCAGCCGGGTCTATTCCCTGCCCGACCTGATCGACCTCGCGGAATCGAACAATACGACAACGCGCATTGCCTGGAATGACGCGCGACGCGTAGCACTTGCCGCCGGCATTGCCGAGAGCAACTACTTGCCGAGAATGACCGCCACCGCAATCGGCGGCTACCAGGGCAACAGTGGCAACGACAGCACGCAGGGCGTGAGCTTCAACAATAGCGGTTCTGCGAACGGCACCGTCTCAGCGGTTTCGCTCCAATGGCTTTTGTTCGACTTCGGGCAACGTGCTGCAGTCGTCGAGGCCGCCAAAGAGGCGTCGGTTGTCGCGAACATTGCTTTTAACGCCGCCCATCAGCAGGTCATCTACAACGTGACGCTTGCCTTCTATGCACACGCGGCGGCTCGGGCGCGAGTCGCGACGGCCACCCAGTCTTTGAGTAACGCGCAAGCCGTGCAAAGCGCCGCGGAAGCCCGCTATAAGCACAGCGCGGGCACTGTCATCGAGGTTGCGCAGGCGCGCCTGGGGACCGCACAGACGAAGCTGGCGCTCGTGCGGGCCAGCGGCGACGAGAAAGACGCCTACCTATCCTTGTTGACGGCAATGGGGATCTCGCCGCTCACCCGTATCCTGATCGCCGATGTAGCGTCCCGCGATCTGTCGCCCTCATTGGAGACTTCCGTGGAAGCGATCGTCGCCAGTTCCATTGCGCGGCGGCCCGACGTGCTCGGGGCGGACGCGGCACGAAGCGCAAGCCTTGCGAGCATTCGCTCAGCACAGGCCGAGTTCATGCCGAAGATTTTCCTCTCGGCAGTCGGCGCATACAACGAGGGAGGCCTGGGCTTGACAGCGCTGCCGTCGGCCGGGCAGCAACCGCCGACCGTGAACATCAATGGACATCATTTCAACGGCGGTGTCTTTATTGGCGTGTCGATACCGCTTTATGACGGTGGCACCCGCTCGGCGTTGCTGTCCCAGGCTCGGGCCGAAGCGGACAGCGCCGATGCCAGACTGACGCATGTACGTGACGAAGCCGTGCGCGAGATCGTGCTTGCCGACAACAGCCTGCGCACCAGCCTTTCGGCGTACCAGGCATCGAAGTCGCTCGCCAGCGCTGCCCAGACTACCTTCGATGCGGCGCTCGCCGCCTATCAGCACGGTGTCGGCTCCATCACGGATCTGACGTTGGCCGATACCCAGCTTTTGCAGGCGAAAAACGCGACGACCGATGCATACAGCGCGGCCTTGTCAGCGGCCGCAACCCTGGCGCTAGCGACCGGCGTGCTGGGCGCAGCGCCGCAATAG
- a CDS encoding YtcA family lipoprotein, translating into MPDHVASMGCPVPRIGIGGDRRICSRTLNERTVVRQRPALYLVLALSTLNGCATRGAPSFALFGAFFPAWMVCAALGVFAAIAARAIFIFCGSANVLPFPLFVCTAIGVCLALLVWVLWFGHGP; encoded by the coding sequence ATGCCTGACCATGTCGCGTCGATGGGCTGCCCAGTACCGCGCATTGGGATCGGCGGCGACCGGCGAATCTGTTCTCGAACTCTGAATGAAAGGACGGTTGTGAGGCAACGGCCCGCGCTCTACCTGGTTCTAGCCTTGAGTACGTTGAACGGGTGCGCCACGCGAGGCGCGCCCTCGTTCGCGCTTTTCGGCGCATTCTTCCCCGCCTGGATGGTTTGTGCAGCGCTCGGCGTGTTTGCCGCGATCGCTGCCCGCGCCATCTTCATCTTCTGCGGATCGGCTAATGTCCTGCCCTTTCCGCTTTTTGTCTGTACGGCAATCGGCGTCTGCCTGGCACTGCTCGTCTGGGTACTCTGGTTTGGGCACGGACCATGA
- a CDS encoding FUSC family protein yields the protein MATPAGKQPHPAMERLRAVLEPFPGRFEFAVRLAILCALTTLVAEIYQTPEPALTTYVAFFVIKPDRATSVVVSAVMLVLITLVVGIALLITVHVIDDPLWRLVAMTLISFCMLFAASASKLKPVGGIIALIVAYALDLLGSIQIGEIATRALLYAWLFVGIPASVSIVVNFVIGPPPRRLAERELAQRLRTAAKVLRLKDAGARNHLNAYLQRGLGDIPGWLKLAGAEKTSRPHELAALKQASQSTVAILSTVDIIAREPGVPPTVLLREHIAQTLDEMAAILRKGRYPVDISFESSEGKSALSPLAAAALAELRVALAGFAEPPPTPLPAHPPAKSATGFFAPDAFTNPAHTRYALKTTAAAMFCYVVYSLLDWPGIHTCLITCYIVSLGTTAETVEKLTLRIIGCLIGAAAGIAAIVFLMPSVTSIGALMAIVFVATLLSGWIAAGSPRISYIGFQIAFAFFLCVIQGASPAFDMTTARDRVIGILFGNLVVALTFTQIWPVSVSQRVDPAIAALLRRLAALAGMQQHPERWTRAADAQAALGAIREDLDLFRYEPSSGRASPGWLERRRRVADAIAGLQGPLLIGTGREPLVAGVVASRLDRLADTFSAETKGSSRSLPPETPSLPAHDEDVISPSSMSQAIVDPFLAELENAITQPVGDDETRAGYARV from the coding sequence ATGGCGACGCCTGCAGGTAAGCAGCCGCACCCGGCCATGGAACGGCTTCGGGCTGTTCTCGAACCGTTTCCCGGACGCTTCGAGTTTGCGGTCCGACTGGCTATCCTGTGTGCGCTGACGACGCTCGTCGCTGAGATCTATCAGACGCCCGAGCCGGCACTCACCACGTATGTCGCCTTTTTCGTCATCAAGCCTGACCGGGCGACGAGCGTGGTGGTAAGCGCTGTCATGCTCGTGCTGATCACGCTGGTCGTCGGCATTGCGTTACTGATCACCGTGCATGTGATCGACGACCCGCTCTGGCGTCTTGTTGCCATGACGCTGATATCGTTCTGCATGCTGTTTGCGGCGTCTGCGAGCAAGCTCAAGCCGGTCGGCGGCATTATCGCGTTGATCGTGGCTTACGCGCTGGATCTCCTTGGTAGCATTCAGATCGGCGAAATCGCAACCCGGGCGCTTCTCTATGCATGGCTTTTCGTCGGCATTCCCGCAAGCGTGTCGATCGTGGTCAACTTCGTCATCGGGCCGCCGCCCAGACGACTCGCCGAACGAGAGTTGGCGCAGCGCCTGCGTACCGCCGCGAAGGTGCTCCGTTTGAAGGATGCAGGCGCCCGGAACCATCTCAACGCCTATCTGCAACGGGGACTTGGCGACATTCCGGGCTGGCTGAAACTGGCCGGGGCCGAGAAAACTTCCCGCCCGCACGAGCTCGCCGCACTGAAGCAAGCGAGTCAATCCACTGTAGCGATCCTTTCGACGGTGGACATTATTGCGCGCGAGCCTGGCGTGCCACCGACCGTTCTTCTTCGCGAGCACATTGCACAAACACTCGATGAGATGGCGGCCATACTCCGAAAGGGCCGTTATCCGGTCGATATCTCGTTCGAAAGTAGCGAAGGCAAGTCGGCGTTGTCGCCGCTCGCGGCGGCGGCACTGGCGGAACTGCGCGTTGCGCTGGCTGGCTTCGCCGAACCGCCGCCGACGCCATTACCCGCTCATCCACCGGCAAAAAGCGCGACCGGCTTTTTCGCCCCGGACGCGTTCACCAATCCGGCCCACACCCGGTACGCGTTGAAAACGACCGCTGCGGCGATGTTCTGCTACGTGGTCTACTCGCTGCTTGACTGGCCCGGAATCCATACCTGTTTGATCACCTGCTACATCGTCTCGCTCGGCACCACCGCCGAAACAGTCGAAAAGCTGACGTTGCGGATCATCGGCTGCCTGATCGGTGCCGCAGCCGGCATCGCAGCCATCGTCTTTCTGATGCCGAGTGTCACCTCGATCGGTGCGCTGATGGCTATCGTTTTTGTTGCCACGCTCCTCTCGGGCTGGATCGCCGCCGGCAGTCCGCGCATTTCCTATATCGGCTTCCAGATCGCATTTGCCTTTTTTCTTTGTGTCATTCAGGGTGCGTCGCCTGCGTTCGACATGACCACCGCTCGTGACCGGGTGATTGGCATACTGTTCGGCAACCTGGTCGTCGCGCTGACGTTCACTCAGATCTGGCCGGTAAGCGTGTCTCAACGAGTCGATCCCGCCATTGCCGCCCTGCTTCGCAGGCTCGCCGCGCTGGCCGGCATGCAGCAGCATCCTGAGCGCTGGACGCGCGCCGCCGACGCTCAGGCGGCGCTGGGCGCCATCCGCGAGGACCTGGATCTGTTTCGCTATGAGCCGTCGTCCGGTCGTGCTTCGCCAGGCTGGCTTGAGCGCCGAAGGCGTGTCGCCGATGCCATCGCTGGTCTCCAGGGGCCGCTTCTGATCGGCACCGGGCGCGAACCTCTGGTGGCCGGGGTAGTTGCGAGCCGGCTTGATCGTCTGGCCGATACGTTCAGCGCTGAAACGAAGGGGTCAAGCCGTTCTTTGCCGCCAGAAACGCCCTCCTTGCCGGCGCACGACGAGGACGTCATCAGCCCCTCAAGTATGTCTCAGGCAATCGTCGACCCCTTTCTCGCAGAGCTGGAAAACGCAATCACGCAACCGGTCGGCGACGACGAGACGAGGGCCGGCTATGCGAGGGTGTGA
- a CDS encoding PLP-dependent aminotransferase family protein, producing the protein MKRYLQLAAEFESLILDGTLEPGVRLPSVRQASCSYRVSPSTVFHAYYTLERRALIVARPRSGYFVASRPSLTSTLAIIPDRRTDETNSDSLTIRFMKAQRSCALPGLGALEPSPRLFPLDRISRFLTAATRRMVSSQNTLSAETAEAALRRQIVLRYLVTGVTVLPEEIVVTSGALDALIVCLQVLTRPGDTIAIERPAFHAAQEAIKRLRLKVVEIPVDPYRGLDLGVLAAALRQHPIRACWFTTTLHQPTGATLSDERKEALVRLLAEHGVPLIEDDVFRELHFGLTPAYPAKRFDSTGSVLHCGSFSTSLAPGLRLGWVAAGRYAARIEHERWLTMTPASVPVQCAIAEYLEHADYDRLLRKLRRQLASLQSLMVAAVDRYFPKGTVVFRPPGGFFLWVQLPEGVEAVELFEMAKAHEIAIAPGPIFSCGREFGRHIRLNYGRPWSPDVEKEIYVLGSLARRVMACALKSQSCR; encoded by the coding sequence ATGAAACGCTATCTCCAACTGGCAGCAGAATTCGAAAGCCTGATTCTTGACGGAACGCTTGAACCCGGTGTGCGGCTCCCGTCGGTGCGCCAGGCAAGCTGTTCATACCGTGTGAGTCCTTCAACCGTCTTCCACGCTTATTACACCCTTGAAAGACGGGCGCTGATTGTCGCAAGACCCCGGTCGGGCTATTTCGTCGCAAGTCGTCCTTCATTAACCAGCACACTGGCGATTATTCCAGATCGTCGTACTGACGAAACTAACAGTGATAGCCTGACCATCCGCTTCATGAAGGCTCAACGTAGTTGTGCGCTTCCGGGACTGGGCGCCCTGGAGCCCAGTCCTCGGCTTTTCCCGCTTGACCGTATTTCGCGGTTTTTGACTGCGGCAACCCGGAGGATGGTCAGTTCGCAGAACACCTTGTCGGCGGAAACGGCGGAAGCAGCTCTGCGTCGCCAGATCGTGCTGCGCTATCTGGTCACAGGCGTTACGGTTTTACCCGAGGAAATTGTCGTGACGAGCGGCGCGCTCGATGCACTGATCGTTTGTCTGCAGGTTCTAACGCGTCCTGGCGACACCATCGCAATCGAACGGCCCGCTTTCCATGCTGCGCAAGAGGCGATCAAGCGCTTGCGTCTTAAAGTGGTGGAAATCCCTGTCGATCCCTATCGTGGACTCGACCTCGGGGTCCTGGCGGCGGCGTTGCGGCAGCATCCGATACGGGCTTGCTGGTTCACGACTACGCTCCACCAGCCGACAGGCGCGACGCTCTCCGATGAACGGAAAGAGGCGCTTGTCAGGTTGCTGGCGGAACATGGGGTGCCGCTCATCGAGGACGATGTATTCCGCGAACTGCATTTCGGTTTGACGCCAGCGTATCCGGCGAAGCGCTTCGATTCGACCGGTTCGGTGCTGCACTGCGGTTCGTTCTCAACGAGCCTTGCGCCGGGTCTGCGGCTGGGTTGGGTAGCGGCCGGCCGCTACGCCGCGAGAATTGAGCATGAACGCTGGCTGACCATGACCCCTGCGTCCGTGCCCGTGCAATGCGCAATTGCTGAGTACCTTGAGCACGCAGACTACGACCGGCTCCTGCGCAAACTGCGTCGCCAACTCGCGTCCCTTCAGAGCTTGATGGTGGCCGCAGTCGATAGATACTTTCCCAAGGGGACGGTTGTATTCAGGCCGCCGGGCGGATTCTTCCTGTGGGTGCAGCTACCGGAAGGGGTAGAAGCGGTTGAGTTGTTTGAAATGGCGAAAGCGCACGAAATTGCGATAGCACCCGGTCCGATCTTTTCATGCGGCCGCGAATTTGGTCGCCACATCCGCCTCAACTATGGCCGGCCCTGGTCTCCTGACGTTGAGAAAGAGATCTACGTTTTGGGCTCCCTGGCGAGGCGCGTAATGGCTTGCGCCTTGAAGTCACAAAGCTGCCGTTAA
- the mdtN gene encoding multidrug transporter subunit MdtN codes for MRAEGDRGHPLWARLISFAIVAVAMLFSLYVLHRSSVMPSTDDATIDADVVHVASVVGGRIVDIAVTENVHVTKGDLLFQIDPVPYRLTVAQTEADLSVARAALDTQRRVLSTQRSTATVSADQVQRASANLALAQRTVQRLQPLAAKGYVSEQQLDQAQTAQHDAMTSLQQAHVQQTAAVAAIDTVAGAEATVRARQAALDIARHALADTTVRAMHDGRVVGLNVLSGEIVAPAQPLFTLVNDDEWFVVANFREIDLPAIAVGDCVTAFSMIDRRRPIKGTVQGIGAGVLDTDRINLPRSVPYVERSLNWVRVAQRFPVRIRLEHPPQALVRLGATAVVEIKHGDACR; via the coding sequence ATGAGAGCTGAGGGCGACCGCGGCCATCCGCTCTGGGCCAGGCTGATCTCGTTTGCAATCGTTGCCGTGGCCATGCTCTTCAGCCTCTATGTCCTGCACAGGAGTTCTGTCATGCCGTCCACGGATGACGCCACCATCGACGCCGATGTCGTACACGTGGCATCGGTCGTCGGCGGACGGATCGTGGACATTGCCGTCACCGAGAACGTGCACGTCACGAAGGGCGATCTGCTTTTTCAGATTGATCCGGTTCCGTACCGGCTGACCGTAGCGCAGACCGAGGCGGACCTGAGCGTGGCAAGAGCGGCTCTGGACACCCAGCGGCGCGTGCTGTCGACCCAGCGATCGACAGCAACTGTCTCGGCGGATCAGGTACAACGCGCTAGCGCCAATCTCGCCCTCGCGCAACGCACGGTGCAGCGGCTTCAGCCTCTGGCGGCCAAGGGTTATGTCTCCGAACAGCAGCTCGATCAGGCGCAAACGGCCCAGCATGATGCGATGACTTCGCTTCAGCAGGCCCACGTCCAGCAGACGGCCGCCGTCGCGGCGATCGATACGGTAGCGGGCGCCGAGGCAACAGTGCGTGCGCGCCAGGCGGCGCTCGACATCGCGCGACATGCACTGGCCGACACGACCGTTCGTGCGATGCACGATGGCCGCGTCGTTGGACTTAACGTCCTGTCCGGAGAAATCGTCGCACCGGCGCAGCCTCTGTTCACACTCGTCAACGACGACGAATGGTTCGTCGTCGCAAACTTCCGGGAGATTGACCTGCCTGCCATTGCGGTCGGCGACTGCGTGACAGCCTTCTCGATGATCGATCGACGTCGCCCCATCAAAGGAACCGTCCAAGGCATCGGCGCAGGGGTACTCGATACCGACCGGATCAACCTTCCGCGCTCGGTGCCGTACGTCGAACGGTCGCTCAACTGGGTTAGAGTGGCGCAGCGCTTTCCAGTGCGTATCCGGCTCGAGCATCCCCCTCAGGCGCTCGTGAGGCTGGGCGCCACAGCCGTTGTCGAGATCAAGCATGGCGACGCCTGCAGGTAA